The candidate division WOR-3 bacterium sequence CTCCCTTAATTTACTGTGGTTCTCTCTTATCGTTTCATAACCCGCGATACCCGGGAGAATCGATTTCCTGCCACCTGAAAAACCCGCTAAATAGTGGAAGTTGATCTTACCGGTCGCAATGACGAAATCCGCCTGCCTGGCCCTTCTGTTGACCAGTACTTCCAGACCGGTCCCGGTCTTTCCCACAGAAACCAGTTCGCCACGACAGTCATGGTTTACAAAGTTAAAATCCGCCGTAATTCCGCCGTACAATCTTCTATTATCTTCAGGGCTGTGCGGTTCATGGGTACCAAGGGCGACGATAAACTCGATGTTTTTTTCGTCAATACCGGCGTCAATGATCTCCGCTGCAATGAATTCCAGTATTCGGGGATAATCGGTTATCGAGCGTTTTTTATCAGACACCAGAACAACCACATCACCGGGTTTGTTCTGGTGTAATAACTTTTTCAAACGCGGTCTGCCGATCGGGTTCATAATGCTCTCTTTAAAAATATCGTCCAGAGGCTCCACAGGCTTGTTTTCCATCTGTAAGACCCCTAACAAATTATCAGGGGGTAGTTCCAGCTCAACCACGCCTTTTCCATATTTCAACTGCATACGCTATTTTACCTAAATATCAAGCGGTGTCAATATAAACTCAAATTTGGAGCATTGACTTATAATAGAATCAGGAGTATAATAAAGTATGATAAACCTCAAATTATTACGGGAAAACCCGGAAATCCTCCGCAAAGCGATCAAGCACCGTGGTGAAGATATTGATCTGGAAGAGATAATCCTTCTGGATAAAAAAAGACGGAACGGTATAACCGAACTTCAGGAATTGAAGAAAAAACGGAATGAGCTGTCAAAAAAAATAGCGGGCATGAAACATCGAGGCGAAAACACCGAAACCCTTGTCGAGGAAGCAAAAGGTCTTGCAGACAGAATCAAGGAAATGGAAAGAAATCAGAAAGAACTGGAAGAAAAGTTCGAGCGGTCACTGCAGTGGATTCCCAACATTCCCCATAAGTCGGTCCCTGTGGGTGAAGATTATAAAGCCAATAAGTTTATCAGAGGTCTCAAAAACCCTCCGAAATCGGATTTCAATGTCCTGCCCCACTGGGAGATCGGTGAGGCTTTGAACATCCTTGATTTAAAGAGGGCGGCGAAGATTTCCGGTTCACGCTTTATTCTCTACAAAGGGGTAGGCGCTCAACTGGAACGGGCATTAATAAATTTCTTTCTGGAACTCCATACAAAAAAACACGGCTATACAGAAGTCTTTCCGCCGGTTCTGAATACGAGTGGGTGTCTCTACGGCACCGGCCAATTACCGAAGCTTGAGTCTGATATGTACCGATGCGCTGGCGAAGACCTCTATCTCTGCCCCAC is a genomic window containing:
- a CDS encoding serine--tRNA ligase; translation: MINLKLLRENPEILRKAIKHRGEDIDLEEIILLDKKRRNGITELQELKKKRNELSKKIAGMKHRGENTETLVEEAKGLADRIKEMERNQKELEEKFERSLQWIPNIPHKSVPVGEDYKANKFIRGLKNPPKSDFNVLPHWEIGEALNILDLKRAAKISGSRFILYKGVGAQLERALINFFLELHTKKHGYTEVFPPVLNTSGCLYGTGQLPKLESDMYRCAGEDLYLCPTAEVPLTNIHREEIIPEKKLPISYVAYSPCFRREAGSYGKDVKGIKRVHQFNKVELVKYTTPEKGYEEFEKLLSDAEETVKLLELPYRIMLLSTGDMTFASAKTYDIEVYAQGMKEWLEVSSVSIYEQYQARRANIRYRKTEGGVDYVFTMNGSGLATPRIFIALLENNQTKDGRIKIPEVLRPYMAHKEYIE